TAATTGGACACAGCAGTAGGCTTTGATGTTACCACAAAATTTGGGACATGCATTTGATTTTTAGGTGATTTTGGGTATCATAATATTATTACTTTGGCAAATGTAAAAAGGATTAATTCGTAAACAAATGTTTATCCTCTGCAACGAAGATGAAAACAGTTTTTCACCCCTGTGATATAGATATACTGACAAAATACAAGTAAGAATGAATAAGACTTAATGTTTCATACTTAACAGTGTTGCATTGGGCACATTCATAGGCTTATCAGAATTGTATAATTGAACAACTGGATTATTAAACTTTGTTGCCAAAACAGCAGTATGTTGTGTGTTACAGACAACAATCCCAGCATCAGCCATGAGTCACAACCACAGTATGATGACAACAGCGAGCAACATGAATCATGACCACATGAATCACAACCCAGGCATGCACATGGACATGAACGATACTAGTGGCTGTGACAGCATGGGCATGATGGTACGTCAACATGACCACTCTAGGGGGCCTGAGAAACACTCTGCAACTGTAAAATAGAAGCTTGTGTAATAATAATAGCCTTTTGTTGAATTCTTCTATAATATAAAAGTTGATTTGTGAGATAGTTTGTTAGACAGTTTGTtaaccattttatttcaagtgttaacagtttatttaaatttcatttgaaaatGTGTTAAGATCAGCACAAATGAGGATCTTTTGCCCCTTATCTTTTCAGCATcttttacaacaatatttacaggggtgtgatttttccgcggatccgcggatttccgcggatcgggttgtcccggatgtcacttctgagatttgcgtaaattcattttaaaaaatgtgggggagaggggctaccaccgattccgcggacgtatttcgtaagcggcccgaaatatccgcggcccgcgaaatctctccgcattttacactggtagattctgcctaagcatttttaaaacgagccatataattggctgtcgtttcccaatcttccaattaaaatcgtgttcttaaaatgcgctctgtgatttgtttgcaaatggcgccgttgtgaagagaaaattaagattattgaaataacaaatagcaatcgaataaacgactgacatcacctattctgataggaataatgaaatgtgtttgtcaaaaaaagaccacgttttagatacaagcaacacatattttgttaagaaatgtgcccactgaatttgtgtcacggaaaccagtgtttgcaaattggagtttagtctactcgagaagtaaaacaatttagaagagtatggttcgaacatggaaatagacaaacatgatttgatttttatatgtctgtgggtctgtgtattatcagattcatatgcatattctgctttattatgtttgtcacgctgttcagttaactgaaatagctttgaactgagtgaagatgtgaaatgcaagatattgaaaggtaaacaaattaaatatattaagttaactcagttaatacatcattaacaccagaagaacactcaagtgtgtttgtttatatttagtctattaactgtaattcaatacattgaaaaactgctgctattgatcacactaaatacttacttaacagtttactttgcatcctcagtatgttaaatgtgaagtttaacaggtttttataaagaaatattgttatgaagttcaaaaagttgtttattttaatgtctgtttttatgtttgtcatttcgttatgcgcgccattcgcgtagtcaaaatcagtcaacagaattttcctcccctctgactttgcctcaatcccACCCCTGTATTTACCAATTCTTGTGTTTATATGATAGAAAAAGCTATCAGTGTACATTCAAATCCTTAATGCTTGTGAAATCCCTACGTATACCATTGATTTCATACGTATTACGTATTACCATTGAATGTGTTGTTATTTGGTTGTAGATGTACTTTCATGAGGGCAACTGTGAGTATGTCCTGTTTGAGGGACTGCATGTGACCACAGCGGGAGGTAAGTACGCACACCTTCCCTCCTATAACTTGGCTTTTAATGGATGAAAAGTATGTCCTGTAAGCTCCTTGCCAGTCGAACATGTAAATACTAATATAATTCATACATCTTAAACTATATTTAATACCAAACTGTCATTTCTGCTGAGTATATTTAAGGTAAAGTTGAAACCTTATTACAAAATACTTTTTGTTTTCTGCTAATTATTGTGGTCTTTCTGCCAAGTATGTTTAAGGTCAAGTACAAACCTTATTACAAAATACTTCTTCTTCTCTACTTATATCAAGGTCTGCAGCGAGTAGATTCTAAAGTGGTTGTGTCCAAAATGTAAAAGATCAATTGAATGTTCACAGTACTGCTCAAAAGATTCTctcctttttatgccccaggatcgaaaGATCATTCATTCatggtgctcatggtgagcttttgtgatcgccttttgtccgtcgtccgttgtgcgacgtcaacatttgtcttgttcactctctagaggccacattcttgatgaaatatggtaagaagatttgtcttaatgatatcttggatcagttcgaaaatggttacgtttgcttgaataacatggccgccaagggtaggggctattttccttatatggctatagtaaaaccttgttaacactctaagaggtcacatttattttccgatcatcatgaaacttggtcagaagatttgtcccaatgatatcttggatgagttccaaaatggttttggttgctttaaaaacatggccaccaggggcgggtcatttttccttatatggctatagtaaaaccttgttaacactctagaggtcacatttattgtctaatcttcatgaaatttggtcagaagattggtctcaatgatatcttggatacgttcgaaaataattatgtctgCTTGAAAataatggcttccaaggggcggggcatttttccttatatgtatatagtaaaatcttgttaacactccagaggccacatttactgtccgatcttcatgaaacttggtcagaagatttatcccgataatatcttggatgagttcaaaaatgatgcctgttggttgaaaaacatggctgccagggggcgggcatttttccttatatggctttatttaaaccttgttaacactctagaggccacatttatttttcgatcttcgtgaagcttggttagaagatttgtcccaataatatcttgttatctcaggtgagggactttgggccttttaggccctcttgttttatgtgtgtgtcccaaaactttaaccaaaactttaaccttcattaaagtttggttataattttttatgcccctggtagggtggcatatagcagttgatctgtccgtcagtcagtgtgtctgtccgttcggccgaaaaaaaactttaacattggccataactttttaaatattgatatttggcatgcatgtgtatctcatggagctgcacatatttaGTGGTAAAACTTCAAGGtgaacaaagtcaagggaagtaataagctttaaatggacatagctatctgacctgcccacgtatatatttttgttaaataaatcaaagcggcgcagtaggcattgtgtttctgacaaacacattgtggttaaaggtcaaggtcatcctttacggtgtacggtaaaaaatacagattttagggaagtaataagctttaaaaagggagaaaattattcaatattgaacatagccactttatatgtttggcatgcatgtgtatctcatggagctgcacattttgagtggtgaatctacagtcacggtagtggcttttatttatttgctactaaaaatagacatttgttacagacaattattttcaagggaagtaatttatataattataaatctcatattatatatttccttaccaagaattgaagttcttttcacagttactgtacagattgattattttgattaattataaCCCAAACGAttattttgtcaaagtttttgtttaaatgatataattataatttctttgatgttcattacatacctgtggacttaagTCCAttgatacatgatcaactctggctatgatctcttttaaaccacaggccttggttgtcagtgatgtctgacatggtcataattgactgtgagaccctgccccccccccccccccccacccccggttggattggacaaaatgtTCACAGTACTGCTCAAAAGATTATctcctttttatgccccaggatcgaaaGATCAgagttatattgttttttgcctgtctgtctgtcattcattcattagCTCAGTTGAGcacaacctgctcatggtgagcttttgtgatcgccttgtgTCCgtcggttggattggacaaaattcaagggaagtaataacctttaaagggagatgatttctatacctgccaaatgataaatagaaattatatttcaatgcggcgcagtagggggcattgtgtttctgacaaacacatctcttgttgaatattgaagatagcaacttgatattttgcatgcatgtgtatctcataaagctgcttattttgagtggtgaaaggtcaaggtcatccttcaaggtgaaaagtcaaaaaatacaatccaagggaaggaATAAGCTtataagggagataatttgtaaacctgccaaatgatatattgaaattttacttCAAAGTGgcgtaatagggggcattgtgtttctgacaaacacatctcttgttttccatGGCTGTACTGTACAAACACGTGTATGTTTACAGGCATGGTCGGTGCGTGTTTTGCCATATTTGCCCTGGGCGTGCTTTATGAGGGGCTGAAGGTGTTGCGGGAAACGTTGCTGCAGCGTGCCATGGTCAGCAAGTATGCAAGCAGCGCCAACGGAGGTTCACAGGATGCCATGgttatcaacaacaaaaatgttgGGTATGTCTACATCTTGCACACAGTTGTCTTGTAAACAGCTTATACTTGATATTAGCTTT
This is a stretch of genomic DNA from Dreissena polymorpha isolate Duluth1 chromosome 7, UMN_Dpol_1.0, whole genome shotgun sequence. It encodes these proteins:
- the LOC127838337 gene encoding high affinity copper uptake protein 1-like, which gives rise to MSHNHSMMTTASNMNHDHMNHNPGMHMDMNDTSGCDSMGMMMYFHEGNCEYVLFEGLHVTTAGGMVGACFAIFALGVLYEGLKVLRETLLQRAMVSKYASSANGGSQDAMVINNKNVGIHMMSGSHFLQTLLHMIQVFISYCLMLIFMTYNVWLCLSVILGAGVGYFLFGWRKAIVVDINEHCH